The following proteins come from a genomic window of Trifolium pratense cultivar HEN17-A07 linkage group LG4, ARS_RC_1.1, whole genome shotgun sequence:
- the LOC123924031 gene encoding uncharacterized protein LOC123924031, which translates to MEHTEIGKKSLESSRSLMDFTAHPQLKYLRLAHNQWLTDENIIMFASVSPNLQLLDLSHYCGIEEGIAQVLRMCCNIRHLNLSFCSNVKLLEMNFEVPKLEVLNLSFTEVDDQTLYVISKSFHGLQLVLLCCTNVTLKGVEHVVENCTQLRKDKVRWFS; encoded by the coding sequence ATGGAACACACAGAAATTGGGAAAAAGAGTCTAGAGAGTTCTAGATCTTTGATGGATTTTACTGCACACCCTCAATTAAAGTATCTCCGTTTGGCTCACAATCAATGGTTAACAGATGAAAACATCATAATGTTTGCTTCCGTTTCCCCAAATTTACAGTTGCTTGATTTGAGCCATTATTGTGGCATAGAAGAAGGTATTGCTCAAGTTTTAAGAATGTGCTGTAACATTAGACATTTGAACTTATCCTTCTGTTCAAATGTGAAGCTGCTTGAAATGAACTTTGAAGTGCCGAAACTGGAGGTGTTGAACTTATCATTTACAGAAGTTGATGATCAAACACTTTATGTGATTTCAAAGAGTTTCCATGGACTTCAACTAGTATTACTGTGTTGTACTAATGTCACATTGAAGGGAGTAGAGCATGTTGTAGAAAACTGCACGCAACTCAGGAAAGATAAAGTAAGATGGTTTTCATAA